A stretch of Aythya fuligula isolate bAytFul2 chromosome 1, bAytFul2.pri, whole genome shotgun sequence DNA encodes these proteins:
- the FAM3C gene encoding protein FAM3C — MRIAGAAKLVVVVAIFLLTFYVISQVLEIKMEANLGHIFARSALDAAARSTKPPRYKCGISKACPEKHFAFKMASGAANVVGPKICVEDNVLMSGVKNNVGRGINVALVNGKTGEPLDTKFFDMWGGDVAPLIEFLKSIQDGTIVLMGTYDDGATKLNEEARKLIAELGSTSITNLGFRDNWVFCGGKGIKTKSPFEQHIKNNKDTNKYEGWPEVVEMEGCIPQKQD, encoded by the exons GTGCTGCGAAGTTGGTGGTAGTtgtagcaatatttttattgacattttatgTCATATCTCAAgtgttggaaataaaaatggaagcaaaCTTAGGACACATATTTG ctAGATCAGCATTGGATGCAGCTGCACGCT ccaCAAAACCTCCAAGATACAAATGTGGGATCTCTAAAGCTTGTCCTGAAAAGCATTTTGCGTTCAAAATGGCAAGTGGAGCAGCAAATGTAGTTGGACCTAAAATTTGTGTAGAAGATAATGT tttaatGAGTGGAGTTAAAAATAATGTTGGCAGAGGAATAAATGTGGCCTTGGTCAATG gtaAAACAGGAGAACCATTAGACACTAAATTCTTTGATATGTGGGGAGGAG ATGTGGCACCACTTATTGAATTTCTTAAGTCCATCCAGGATGGAACCATAGTGTTAATGGGAacatatgatgatggtgcaaCCAA GCTTAATGAGGAAGCACGGAAACTGATTGCTGAATTGGGAAGCACGTCCATCACTAACCTTGGCTTTAGAGACAACTGGGTCTTCTGTGGtggaaaaggaattaaaactaAAAGTCCATTTGAACAG CATATAAAGAACAACAAGGATACAAACAAATATGAAGGCTGGCCAGAAGTTGTTGAGATGGAAGGCTGTATCCCTCAGAAGCAAGactaa